From a region of the Babesia bovis T2Bo chromosome 1, whole genome shotgun sequence genome:
- a CDS encoding putative integral membrane protein, whose amino-acid sequence MFSYDLSHYLTLASVGGFILTIPSYAIIIDLDRSVYPQDVEVYHASFIRGGLHRIFHGRTEMISAVKYKTCYYNTMLRNMTSVTDVYVQEYRRGSEIYIETNRCIKGVQKQLHTTFCKIVAPHCVLLTRRDKMLLAASISIPINLNHLFLHPFLVRSREEEEDGTSISLDLVSKRAYNKKLNGCRILRFTNPNIFISPIYGLDSQTNASSYSNPMLISQSVKIYHVLGTMSITLWLKGLPSSESKFVEIPPISDGIFRPRNIVRFALKFNEYVDNSRPSTSNHLYIYVDSVEVSVPDIIILANLKRGDWLYTQYSILGSRYLEYPTIGVKSSQTGQMIYSAAFDEYVRYVEIFTHVFNQWKFVVVSITKFTKGVPHRLKKIYLRERRNRVDYYIELYDSCANSSLDMIYNIKIINPTTDANNATLESHNYLPPIEKCLASGIPAVTMHSMGTHIEGSVRTAATTHLVIPQTQCMSQYDSYETGIQRGDTSSTLSQVDTFYTSEYTNDNNIEIFRQGMTIGAPVPYTAYPTNYAQRNEEIEVPIEPRASTGFTKVDPLNLTETLADYNTVEFTDSMMPQEKTSVENSFNTPCPISQDNIEEVPIEQIDTSETQLSEPSVTQPIEPALPLIESDNIKHPSESEAIGMPEFTFETLLSEYEHSQNPFIIPLTNFRI is encoded by the coding sequence atgttCTCATATGATTTGTCCCATTACCTCACTCTCGCTTCGGTGGGCGGGTTTATATTGACTATACCAAGTTATGCTATTATAATAGATCTAGATCGTTCTGTATATCCTCAAGATGTGGAAGTTTATCATGCATCATTCATTAGAGGAGGATTACATAGAATATTCCACGGAAGGACTGAGATGATTAGCGCTGTTAAATACAAAACCTGTTACTATAATACAATGCTACGCAATATGACTTCTGTAACTGACGTTTATGTTCAAGAATATAGAAGAGGCagtgaaatatatatagaaacTAATCGATGCATCAAGGGAGTACAAAAACAACTACATACTACATTTTGCAAAATTGTCGCACCTCATTGTGTACTGTTAACCCGACGCGATAAAATGCTCCTGGCTGCCTCCATTTCCATTCCTATAAATTTAAATCACCTTTTTCTACATCCATTCTTAGTGAGATCACGTGAGGAGGAAGAAGATGGTACTAGTATTAGTTTGGATTTAGTTAGTAAGAGGGCTTATAATAAGAAATTGAATGGTTGTAGGATACTAAGGTTTACAAAcccaaatatatttatatcacCTATATATGGTTTGGATTCCCAAACAAATGCCAGTAGTTATAGTAACCCAATGCTTATATCTCAAAGCGtgaaaatatatcatgtaCTCGGTACAATGTCGATCACACTATGGCTCAAAGGTTTACCATCGAGTGAGTCAAAATTTGTGGAGATACCCCCAATATCGGATGGAATTTTCCGACCGAGAAATATAGTTAGGTTCGCATTAAAGTTTAACGAATATGTAGATAACTCACGTCCTTCTACATCTAATCAtctgtatatttatgttgATAGTGTTGAAGTCAGTGTACCTGACATAATTATATTGGCCAATCTAAAAAGAGGTGACTGGTTATATACCCAATATAGCATTTTGGGTTCGCGATATCTTGAATACCCTACCATCGGTGTAAAGAGTTCACAAACAGGTCAGATGATCTACAGTGCTGCCTTCGATGAATATGTAAGATATGTTGAAATCTTTACGCATGTATTCAACCAGTGGAAATTTGTGGTGGTTAGCATTACGAAGTTCACCAAAGGTGTTCCACATCGATTAAAGAAGATATATTTAAGAGAAAGAAGAAATCGCGTTGACTACTATATCGAATTATATGATAGTTGTGCGAACTCCAGTCTagatatgatatataacatcaaaATCATAAACCCTACTACCGATGCAAATAATGCTACCCTAGAATCACATAATTATCTACCTCCTATAGAAAAATGTTTAGCCAGTGGCATTCCGGCAGTCACTATGCATTCAATGGGCACCCATATAGAAGGTTCTGTTCGGACAGCGGCAACAACGCATCTTGTAATTCCTCAAACGCAATGCATGTCACAATATGATTCGTATGAGACTGGGATTCAACGTGGTGATACAAGTTCAACACTATCACAAGTTGACACTTTCTATACATCTGAGTATACTAATGATAACAATATCGAAATATTCAGACAAGGTATGACTATTGGAGCACCTGTTCCATACACCGCCTACCCGACTAATTACGCCCAGAGAAATGAGGAAATCGAGGTTCCCATCGAACCAAGGGCCAGCACAGGTTTTACAAAAGTCGACCCCTTGAATTTAACTGAAACGCTGGCTGATTATAACACAGTCGAGTTTACAGATTCTATGATGCCACAAGAAAAAACATCGGTTGAGAATTCATTCAACACTCCATGCCCAATTTCACAAGATAACATCGAAGAAGTTCCAATAGAACAAATAGATACGTCTGAAACCCAACTATCAGAGCCAAGCGTAACACAACCGATAGAACCAGCTTTGCCACTAATAGAGTCGGACAACATTAAGCATCCGTCAGAATCAGAAGCTATTGGTATGCCAGAATTCACGTTTGAAACATTATTATCTGAATATGAACACTCACAAAATCCATTCATTATACCTTTGACTAATTTTCGAATATAG
- a CDS encoding putative cysteinyl-tRNA synthetase — MFLQITYVLTFFLMLLIHTCHAFRILTGNAAVKGRRVFQNTRFATMAELQESSAKLREWTVPSKDGKFRTGLLLRNSLAGDAKVEFVPENGRRINWYCCGPTVYDTAHLGHARTYVACDTIRSILERYFNYDVHLVINVTDIDDKIIQRANDEGCKFNELASRWEHEFWEDMAALGVDPPNVITRVSEFLPEIISYIETIMKNGYAYEADGSVYFDIDAFIGSDKHVYAKLEPNSYNDLCRITDGEGTLGEVSTHKKSPRDFALWKKAKPGEPFWSSPWGEGRPGWHIECSAMCSNVFGKDTIIDIHSGGIDLKFPHHDNEIAQSEAFSDRNQWVNYFLHFGHLHIQGLKMSKSLKNFISIKQLLNKYNKRQIRILFLTSRHDGTLNYNPEPQGMAEAIAIDETFFNFFSLLNSRLDKRENAQKLGEDDVRLNTEFERLRDTVHGAFLDNFDTPKVLQSMCAFISTLNAYLSTPQSYLRQALGLSIKKYMYKILEILKLKEPGTEYGQDENQESSVSGPLLEHLLNFRAKTRLFAQHCMKTKEVDVGKTADLLKLCDLVRDEQLPELGILLEDRDGGEFVVKFKSKDAQLKEAARKEELKQQRLKLEAEQQQLLRTPPSEFINRKFPGKFSKFDDQHLPTHLADGKPVSKSERQSMAKILEKHTKQYVKREDTAS, encoded by the exons ATGTTTTTACAAATTACATATGTTTTAACATTTTTTTTGATGCTTCTAATCCACACATGCCACGCGTTCCGCATCTTAACTGGTAACGCAGCAGTCAAGGGTAGAAGAGTCTTTCAGAACACACGCTTTGCAACAATGGCAGAATTACAGGAATCCTCAGCGAAACTTCGAGAATGGACCGTACCATCAAAAGATGGGAAATTCCGAACTGGTCTTTTGTTGCGCAATTCGTTGGCTGGTGATGCCAAAGTTGAATTTGTTCCAGAGAATGGAAGACGTATCAATTGGTATTGCTGCGGTCCAACGGTATATGACACTGCACATCTTGGTCATGCTAGGACGTACGTTGCTTGTGACACAATAAGAAGCATCCTGGAGCGCTATTTTAACTACGATGTCCATCTGGTTATCAACGTCACTGATATAGATGACAAAATCATACAACGAGCTAATGatgag GGTTGCAAATTCAATGAATTAGCAAGCCGATGGGAGCATGAGTTCTGGGAGGATATGGCTGCACTAGGTGTTGACCCACCCAACGTTATAACAAGAGTCAGTGAATTTTTACCAGAGATCATATCGTATATTGAAACCATCATGAAGAATGGCTATGCGTACGAAGCCGATGGTAGCGTGTATTTTGATATAGATGCATTTATTGGAAGTGATAAACACGTATACGCCAAACTGGAACCTAATAGCTATAATGATCTTTGCAGAATCACCGATGGAGAAGGTACCCTTGGCGAGGTATCGACACATAAGAAATCGCCCAGAGACTTCGCTCTCTGGAAGAAGGCTAAACCAGGTGAACCTTTTTGGTCAAGCCCATGGGGAGAAGGCAGGCCTGGTTGGCACATTGAATGCAGTGCCATGTGCTCAAACGTATTCGGGAAGGATACGATTATAGACATTCATTCAGGTGGTATAGATCTAAAGTTCCCGCATCATGATAACGAAATTGCGCAATCGGAAGCTTTTAGCGATCGCAACCAATGGGTAAACTACTTCTTACACTTTGGCCATCTGCATATTCAAGGGCTTAAGATGAGCAAAAGCCTAAAGAATTTCATATCCATTAAACAGCTGCTTAACAAATACAACAAGAGGCAAATAAGAATATTATTCTTAACATCCAGGCATGATGGGACATTAAATTACAACCCTGAGCCTCAGGGTATGGCAGAAGCTATAGCCATAGATGAAACATTTTTCAACTTCTTTTCATTACTCAATTCGAGATTGGACAAAAGAGAAAATGCCCAAAAATTGGGAGAGGATGATGTGAGGTTAAATACAGAGTTTGAAAGACTAAGAGATACG GTTCATGGAGCATTTTTGGATAATTTTGATACTCCGAAAGTGTTGCAATCAATGTGTGCTTTCATCAGTACACTTAATGCGTACCTATCGACGCCTCAATCGTATTTAAGACAAGCATTAGGGTTGAGCATTAAGAaatatatgtacaaaatacTGGAG ATTTTAAAACTAAAGGAGCCAGGAACAGAATATGGCCAGGATGAAAACCAAGAATCTTCTGTTTCAGGCCCTTTACTCGAGCATTTATTAAACTTCAGAGCAAAG ACTCGCCTATTCGCTCAACATTGTATGAAAACTAAAGAGGTTGATGTCGGGAAAACGGCTGATCTTCTCAAATTGTGTGACCTGGTTAGAGATGAGCAACTACCAGAACTGGGTATTTTACTGGAAGACAGGGATGGAGGAGAGTTTGTTGTCAAGTTTAAATCAAA GGATGCTCAATTGAAAGAGGCGGCAAGAAAAGAGGAATTGAAACAGCAACGGCTTAAACTAGAG GCTGAACAACAGCAACTACTGAGAACTCCGCCTTCTGAATTTATCAATCGTAAATTCCCTGGGAAGTTCAGTAAATTCGATGACCAACATCTGCCTACACATCTCGCTGATGGCAAGCCAGTATCAAAATCGGAAAGGCAATCGATGGCAAag ATATTGGAAAAACATACTAAACAGTATGTAAAAAGGGAGGATACTGCCTCATAG